CGTCGGGGTTGTCCGGTGCGAACAGCGGGGCATAGCGGCCACTTCCGCGTTGCCGCGCCATTGTTTCCGCGCGGCCAACTGTGAAGTCGTCCGCCATGTATTTATCGGGCAGGCGACCGTTCCGATAATCGAAGCCATACGGTCAGGTCAGGGCAGGGCGCGCGGCGATCCGGTCGCGACACGCCGGGCTCGCGGTTCACGGCGGAGGCGATGATGGAAACGATGGCGCTCGAACAGGCTGTGCACGGCAGCACCGAACCGGACGAACCGGCGCTCGGCATCCGGCGCATCTGGGCCGCGAAGGACGGCACGCCGATCCTCCTGCGTGCGATCGAGCACGGCGATCTCGACATCGAACGCGAGCTGGTCGAGCGGCTGTCGAGCCACAGCCGCTACATGCGGCTGATGTCGGCACGCAAGCCGACCGAAGACGAGATGATCCGATGGACCCGCATCGACCGCCGGCGGGAAGGCGCGGTGATCGCGACGATCTGGGCCGGCGGCCGCGAGCGGCTGATCGGCGTTGCGCGCTATGCGATGGACGAAGGCGAAACCGATGTCGTCGAGTGCGCGATCGTGATCGACGACGTGTGGCAGCAGCAAGGGCTCGGCCGTGTGCTGTTGTCGCGCCTGATCGAACTGGCGCGACGCTCGGGCATGCGGCAGATGGTCGGCACGATGTTGACCGAAAACGATGCGATGAAGGGCCTCGCGCGTTCCATCGGGTTCACGCTATCCCACCAGCCGGGGAGCGCATTCGTGACGGATCTGCGGCTCGACCTGGCTACCCGTCGGGGCGCTTGAAGGAGGGCGCTTGCGGGCATCCGGCCGCCGCCACACGCGGCGAATTACGCGGATTCCCCCGCTCTCGCCGGATCGTAGAACAACGCGAAGAGTTCGGACTGCGACCCGACACCGAGCTTTGCGTAGATATGTTTTTTATGCGCACGCACGGTCTCGAACGAGATCGACAGCTTCTCGCCGATCGCGCGCGTCGAGAACCCGCTCAACGACAGCATCGCCACTTCGATTTCGCGCGTCGTCAACGCGCCGCGTCCGTTCTTGCCGGTCAGCATGCCGAAACGCGCGTGCGGATCGGGGGCGTCGCTCTCCGTTGCGCGCGGCGCCTCCTTCACGGCGAACGTCTCGAAGCGCAGGCGCTGCTGCATCAACGACAGCACCCACGGCGTGTACAGCGTGAGCAAGGCCATCTCGCGGTCGTCGTACTTGCTCGTCTTGCCGAGTGAAAAACCCAGCGTGTGATCGCGATCGATCACGACGTTGAAATGCACTTCGTCGCCGACGATGTTCTTCTTGAAGTAGCGCTGGTAGTACTCGGTCATCCGGAAGTTGTCCGGCGCGACGTCGGCGAGCGTGTAGAAGCCCGACGCCTGCGTTTCGAACGCGGCGAGATAGAACGGATCGAGCTGGTAGAGCGCGGCCAGATAGTCCTGGAACATCAGGTCGACCTTGCCGTCCGGCATCGCCTGTTCGGCGAGCACGAGCGGCGCGGCATCGCGTGCGAAACGCAGCGCGACCCAGTTGTCGAAATCGAGGTGCCGTTCGAGCACGCGCGTGAGGCGCGCCCAGAAATGCGGGCCATCGAGGGCGTCGAT
The DNA window shown above is from Burkholderia cepacia and carries:
- a CDS encoding GNAT family N-acetyltransferase, which codes for MMETMALEQAVHGSTEPDEPALGIRRIWAAKDGTPILLRAIEHGDLDIERELVERLSSHSRYMRLMSARKPTEDEMIRWTRIDRRREGAVIATIWAGGRERLIGVARYAMDEGETDVVECAIVIDDVWQQQGLGRVLLSRLIELARRSGMRQMVGTMLTENDAMKGLARSIGFTLSHQPGSAFVTDLRLDLATRRGA
- a CDS encoding response regulator transcription factor, with amino-acid sequence MDLEWRDLAFHREIGSAIDALDGPHFWARLTRVLERHLDFDNWVALRFARDAAPLVLAEQAMPDGKVDLMFQDYLAALYQLDPFYLAAFETQASGFYTLADVAPDNFRMTEYYQRYFKKNIVGDEVHFNVVIDRDHTLGFSLGKTSKYDDREMALLTLYTPWVLSLMQQRLRFETFAVKEAPRATESDAPDPHARFGMLTGKNGRGALTTREIEVAMLSLSGFSTRAIGEKLSISFETVRAHKKHIYAKLGVGSQSELFALFYDPARAGESA